The proteins below are encoded in one region of Saccopteryx leptura isolate mSacLep1 chromosome 1, mSacLep1_pri_phased_curated, whole genome shotgun sequence:
- the RPS3A gene encoding small ribosomal subunit protein eS1, with protein MAVGKNKRLTKGGKKGAKKKVVDPFSKKDWYDVKAPAMFNIRNIGKTLVTRTQGTKIASDGLKGRVFEVSLADLQNDEVAFRKFKLITEDVQGKNCLTNFHGMDLTRDKMCSMVKKWQTMIEAHVDVKTTDGYLLRLFCVGFTKKRNNQIRKTSYAQHQQVRQIRKKMMEIMTREVQTNDLKEVVNKLIPDSIGKDIEKACQSIYPLHDVFVRKVKMLKKPKFELGKLMELHGEGSSSGKATGDETGAKVERADGYEPPVQESV; from the exons ATGGCGGTGGGCAAGAACAAGCGCCTTACGAAAGGCGGCAAAAAGGGAGCCAAGAAGAAAGT ggtTGATCCATTTTCTAAGAAAGATTGGTATGATGTGAAAGCACCAGCTATGTTCAATATAAGAAATATTGGGAAAACACTGGTCACAAGAACTCAAGGAACCA AAATTGCATCTGATGGTCTCAAGGGCCGTGTTTTCGAAGTGAGCCTGGCTGACCTGCAGAATGATGAAGTTGCATTTAGAAAATTCAAGCTAATTACTGAGGATGTTCAAGGCAAAAACTGCCTGACTAATTTTCATGGCATGGATCTTACCCGTGACAAGATGTGCTCCATGGTCAAAAAGTGGCAG ACCATGATTGAGGCTCATGTTGATGTCAAGACTACCGATGGTTATTTGCTTCGTCTATTTTGTGTTGGTTTTACTAAAAAACGCAACAATCAGATTCGGAAGACTTCTTACGCTCAGCATCAACAGGTCCGCCAAATCCGGAAGAAGATGATGGAAATAATGACCCGAGAAGTGCAGACAAATGACTTGAAAGAAGTGGTCAATAAGTT GATTCCAGATAGCATTGGAAAAGACATAGAAAAGGCTTGCCAATCGATTTATCCACTCCATGATGTCTTTGTTAGAAAAGTCAAAATGCTGAAGAAGCCCAAGTTTGaat TGGGAAAACTCATGGAACTTCACGGTGAAGGTAGCAGTTCTGGAAAAGCTACTGGAGATGAGACAGGTGCTAAAGTTGAACGAGCTGATGGATATGAACCCCCAGTCCAAGAATCTGTTTAA